A region of Rhizorhabdus wittichii RW1 DNA encodes the following proteins:
- a CDS encoding protein of unknown function YGGT (PFAM: protein of unknown function YGGT), giving the protein MLAVLLEIVAYLLGALTWVIIIQAILSWLVAFNVINTYNDFVRQVLYALNVITEPIYRPIRRILPDFGALDLSPLVALLIINILTRIVIPHAQAQAMMAGV; this is encoded by the coding sequence ATGCTTGCCGTCCTGTTAGAGATCGTCGCCTATCTGCTCGGCGCGCTGACCTGGGTGATCATCATCCAGGCGATCCTGTCCTGGCTGGTCGCGTTCAACGTGATCAACACCTATAATGATTTCGTCCGGCAGGTGCTTTATGCGCTCAACGTGATCACCGAGCCGATCTACCGGCCGATCCGCCGCATCCTTCCCGACTTCGGCGCGCTCGACCTGTCGCCGCTGGTCGCGCTGCTGATCATCAACATCCTCACCCGGATCGTCATACCGCATGCC